GACCGTCCGCCAACGCCAGTAACGATCGATGTTCAGCGACAGCAGATGGTTCATCCGGTCGTAGCGTGGAGCGATCTGGCGAAACATTTCGCGGACGCGGTCGCCGCTTTTGTCGACGGCGGATGAATCGGACGTCTGGCTCAAGTGATCAACGTTGGGAAAGAGATGCAAAACGTGTGTGATGAAATCGGCGTCGGTCACGCCCCGACAATCCAACGCCCAGACATTATGATCGTCTGGGCAGTGGGGCCGTGCCCAAACGCATGGGCAGTGGGGGGCCGTGCCCAAACGCATCGGGTCGGTGCCGGGCACGACGGGTCCGGCACCATGTGGGTCCCGGACCAGGCGAAGTGTCGGACGGGCCAGCCTAGTATCGGAATCCGTGGGACGATGGGCTAGCGGGCGGAAGAAAAGCCGACAAACGGCCAAACGGATCAAACGCCAGCCGGATAAACGCCAGCGACCGCATTGCTCTGCGTGGGGGCCGCCCCTGCCCGAAACACTTTGCCGTTTCATCCTTCACCGGTCCATCCCATCGTCATTGAATTTGATCTTCGCCGACTGAACCATGCGGACGTTACTGTTTGACATCGATGGAACGTTGTTGACCGCGCATGGAGGCGGTCGTCGGGCGATGCTGCGAACGCTGCGGGAAGAATTCGGCTTGGAGCATCCGGAAATGGTCGGATCATTTCACGGCCGCACCGACATGGGGCTGATGGCCCAGATGTTGGAGATGAACGGACTGGAGCCCACCCAACAGCGACGTCGACGATTCCGCGTGGGTTATGCGGAACGGTTTCCCGGTGAATTACAACGCAGTGGTGGCGAAGTGTTTGTGGGCGTCGCAGAATTGTTGAAGGCGTTGGCACCAGTGCGGTCTTGCCGGCTGGCATCGATGACGGGCAACTTGCCGGAAACCGCGACTCGCAAATTGGAGCACTTTCATTTACGACAATTCATCCAGTGGATCGTCGGTGGGGACTTGGATGCCCAGCGGAATGATCTGGCATCACGAACGTTGGAAACGATCCGACGCCGACACGGCGACGATGCGTGTCAGGACGTCGTGGTGATCGGTGACACGGTGGCCGATATCGTTTGTGCGCGTCACATCGGGGCGTCGGTGGTCGCGGTATGTACTGGGGGCGAGACGTACGAGGAATTGTCGGCGGCAGGTCCGGATGCGATCTGGCACGATTTTTCGGATCACCAGGGCGTGGCCGAGTGTTTGTTGGGCGACTTATGAGCCGCCGCGTAATCACGTTCTTTTTGAAAGCGAGCGTTGGTGCGGTTCGCCGACCCGACAATGATGGGACGATCCGGTCGGTGCGATTGAGTTTCGAATTGACCGCTTTGACATTCGACCAGCGGACAACGGGATGATTCTGCATGTCGACATGGACGCGTTTTATGCGTCGATCGAACAACGTGATCGTCCCGAACTGCGTGGCCGGCCGGTGGTGGTCGGTGGAACCGGTGGGAGAGGTGTCGTCCAGGCGGCCAGTTACGAAGCACGCCGATTCGGCATTCACAGCGCGATGCCGGGACAACGTGCCGTCCAGTTGTGCCCCGACGCGGTGTTCGTCAAAGGTCGCATGTCGCACTATGTCGATGTGGGGCGACAGGTCCGCGCGATCTTTCATCGATTCACGCCACTGGTCCAACCGTTGTCGTTGGACGAAGCGTTCTTGGATGTCACCGGCAGTCGCCGGTTGTACGGTTCGGCCGAAACAATCGGACGCACAATCAAACAGGCGATTGCCGATGAAGTCGGCTTGACCGCCAGTGTCGGGATTGCACCGCTGAAGTTTGTGGCAAAAATCGCCAGCGATCTGCAAAAGCCCGATGGCTTTGTGATGGTCGACCCGTCGACGGTGCAAGCGTTTTTGGACCCGTTGCCCGTGTCACGTTTGTGGGGCGTCGGCAAAGTCGGACAGCGAAAACTTGGTGAGCTGGGGATTCGGCACATCGTCGATATCCGAAAGCAAGACGCCGACCAATTGCGACGTCGTTTCGGCAGTTGGGGCGAACACCTGTGGCGACTGGCCAATGGAATCGATCCCCGCGGGGTCGTGCCTGACCGTCAGGCAAAACAAATCAGTCACGAACGAACGTTTTCCGAAGACCAGACTTCCGGCGAAGTTCTGTCCAGCGTCGTCAGTTATCTAAGCGAACAGACCGCGTGGCGTCTGCGTCGCAGCGATCGCGTCGCAAAGACGGTGACGCTGAAGTATCGTCGCGAGGACTTTGAGACATTCACACGGGCACGGACGCTGCCGCAGACGACGGATTCGACCGGGCTGATTCTGGAAACGGCGATGACGTTGTTGGAAGAAATGCGACAACGCCAACCCAGGCCGGTACGGCTGATCGGTGTTTCCCTGGGAGGGCTGACCGACGTGCGACCGGTGCGTCAAATGTCACTGTTTGACGACGAGACCCATCAGGCCGATCAGCGAGCGATTGATCGCGTGTCGGACAACCTGCGCGACGCGATGGGGGACGGCGTCATCCACCGCGCCAGCAGCCATGTTTGGTCACAACGAAGGAAACAAAAACCGTCGGATCCGCCCAGCGATGCGGATCCGACGGGCGATTCGCAGGACGGTCATCGTCGCACGTAAATCGGGTTGCTGATCACAACCGGCGGCTGTTTGCCGAAATTATCGCCGTAGACCCGGCCCAGTTCACGTTGTTCGCCGATCGCCGCGACGACGATGAACGTGTCGCCATCAAGCGACAGCGGTAAACGCTGATCGAATTTTATGACGCCATCGGCAAAGGCATCCGGATGGGTTTGACGACGGCGTGTCAGTTCTTCCACGCGGCGGGCGCCGACGAAGACTTCCACGCGAGTGACGTCCAACCAGTTGGGACATTGGATTTGGACCGCCAGTTCGGCGTTGCCGTCGCTCAGGGTGACTTCGTCGCCGATCTGTGCCGGGCGGTCCAGTTCCTTGGCGTGCAATTGGACCGTCATGAACGGACCGGTCGACATGATCGCGCGACCGGCTTCCAAATTGGCCGTCATTTCATCGATGTCGATCTGCGCCGGATCGTCGGTGGATGATGCGACCCAATTGCGAAGCCAGCCACTGCCGTGATGGTTGTAATGGGCATCGGTGTTGACGACGCCGGGGATGCGTTGGCCTTCGCTGATCAGTCGCATCCACTGCAAGATTCGGTTGTCTCGTAAATCATCCGGCGTGATCTCGTCGGGATCATCAAAGATGGCTTCCGGCGGGTGGACTTCGACCACGTCGGCGAACTGGAACATCGACGCAAAGCCACCGTCGTCGGTGCCGTCCTTGTCTTTGTCACGAGCCATCTGGTTCAAGTTGGGGTGATTGATCTGAACCACTTTGTCGGATTCGTCGTCCCACATCGCCAGCCGTTGGATTTGCGTGATCGGGTTGGTGTCAGTGCGCGGGCCGCCGCCGCTTTGGGCATGGGGCGTCCATTTCAAGGGAAACGCGTTTTGGTGATTCAGTGGCAACGGTCCGCCGGTCAATTCCATTCCGCTGCACGTGGCCATCAGGTCCATGGCGCCCAGTTCGCCAAGGAAGTCTTCGTATGATTCGATGCGCTGGTGTTCGGTGCACGGTCCGAATTCGATGTGTTCGCACACCAGGTTTTCGACGCGTCCACGCTGGGACGACGTGTTGTCGCCCGACGGGGTGCTGTGGCTATGCAGTTCGGCACTGACCCAACCGTCGGTGTTGATCACCCGGTTCAGCGTGACGTCGACGGTGATCTGTTGACCGTCGGCAACCTGGATGGTTTGGATTTCGGCGTCGAATTCCGGCCCCCGGCTGATGATGCATTCATAACGTCCAGCCGGAATGCTGCGGGTGAAGTTTCCATCAACGGTGTAAACACAGTTTTCCACACTACCGTCGGCGCTGTCGGGGCCGAACATCGGGTTGGCGGTTCCGTCGATGCCGTAAAAAGTCCACTTGGCAGGCGACGGGTTGCCAAGGCTGTCACGGGTGGAGGCAACAATGCTGGTGGCGGCCGACAGTTTGATCGTGTGATCGGCGGCACTTGGACCCACGGTTAGTTCGGTGGTCACCGCTTGATGGCCAATCGCTTCGGCACGGACCTGGTACTTGCCGGGGCTCAGGTGCAACGACGTGTTCCCGTTTTCGGGGAGATGAATTTTGGTTTGCGATTCCGGCGTCAGCGATGCCAATTGGTCAGCGTCGGCCGACAGGATCGTCAGCGTCGGACGCGGTTGGTCACCGACCAATCCGTCTAGCTGAATTGTTTGCGGGGCGGATCCGCGAATGACGCCGACCAGATCGACCAAATTGGCGGCCGGATACAGGCGAACCGTCCACCGGATTGTCTTGTCGTCGTTGCCCGAATCATCGTCGGCGGCCGGCGGGTAGGTCACGCGGCGCATCCGTTCCCTATCCCACTGCATCACCCCGTTGCCGAAACCCTGTCCGGTGATGCCATAGCACTGGCGAAAGAACTCGTCACGAAAGAACGCCACGTTTTGGCCGTCGATCGATACCGTGTCGAACTGGAACGTACGGTCGGCACGAACGCCGTCGGCCGCGGAGTCTTCGCCACGGATGGCCGTGGTGACTGTCACGAAATCGTCGCCGTCGCGCAGTTCGTATCGCACCGTCGCGTTACCGCCGGAACCGTTGCGTGCGGACGACGACGTGCATTGCCAAAAAACGCCGCCGTCGACGTCGCCGCTTTCGACCGCAGATGGGTCTTCGAACAAGAATCGTGAAGCGGCCGGATAGAACGCGCTCAATTGATCGCTCATTCCGTCCCGCCGAGTCAGGTCGATCAATCCCGCACCCGCATCGCGGACGGTCATGTTGGCATCA
The DNA window shown above is from Crateriforma spongiae and carries:
- a CDS encoding DNA polymerase IV, encoding MILHVDMDAFYASIEQRDRPELRGRPVVVGGTGGRGVVQAASYEARRFGIHSAMPGQRAVQLCPDAVFVKGRMSHYVDVGRQVRAIFHRFTPLVQPLSLDEAFLDVTGSRRLYGSAETIGRTIKQAIADEVGLTASVGIAPLKFVAKIASDLQKPDGFVMVDPSTVQAFLDPLPVSRLWGVGKVGQRKLGELGIRHIVDIRKQDADQLRRRFGSWGEHLWRLANGIDPRGVVPDRQAKQISHERTFSEDQTSGEVLSSVVSYLSEQTAWRLRRSDRVAKTVTLKYRREDFETFTRARTLPQTTDSTGLILETAMTLLEEMRQRQPRPVRLIGVSLGGLTDVRPVRQMSLFDDETHQADQRAIDRVSDNLRDAMGDGVIHRASSHVWSQRRKQKPSDPPSDADPTGDSQDGHRRT
- a CDS encoding HAD family hydrolase → MRTLLFDIDGTLLTAHGGGRRAMLRTLREEFGLEHPEMVGSFHGRTDMGLMAQMLEMNGLEPTQQRRRRFRVGYAERFPGELQRSGGEVFVGVAELLKALAPVRSCRLASMTGNLPETATRKLEHFHLRQFIQWIVGGDLDAQRNDLASRTLETIRRRHGDDACQDVVVIGDTVADIVCARHIGASVVAVCTGGETYEELSAAGPDAIWHDFSDHQGVAECLLGDL
- a CDS encoding CehA/McbA family metallohydrolase, with the protein product MPISFGKFVLVGWLGCCTVAPAADLFQINPTNRPSIGGKEIDWIDGDFVLRNDEIIAVIANPVEGRDANMTVRDAGAGLIDLTRRDGMSDQLSAFYPAASRFLFEDPSAVESGDVDGGVFWQCTSSSARNGSGGNATVRYELRDGDDFVTVTTAIRGEDSAADGVRADRTFQFDTVSIDGQNVAFFRDEFFRQCYGITGQGFGNGVMQWDRERMRRVTYPPAADDDSGNDDKTIRWTVRLYPAANLVDLVGVIRGSAPQTIQLDGLVGDQPRPTLTILSADADQLASLTPESQTKIHLPENGNTSLHLSPGKYQVRAEAIGHQAVTTELTVGPSAADHTIKLSAATSIVASTRDSLGNPSPAKWTFYGIDGTANPMFGPDSADGSVENCVYTVDGNFTRSIPAGRYECIISRGPEFDAEIQTIQVADGQQITVDVTLNRVINTDGWVSAELHSHSTPSGDNTSSQRGRVENLVCEHIEFGPCTEHQRIESYEDFLGELGAMDLMATCSGMELTGGPLPLNHQNAFPLKWTPHAQSGGGPRTDTNPITQIQRLAMWDDESDKVVQINHPNLNQMARDKDKDGTDDGGFASMFQFADVVEVHPPEAIFDDPDEITPDDLRDNRILQWMRLISEGQRIPGVVNTDAHYNHHGSGWLRNWVASSTDDPAQIDIDEMTANLEAGRAIMSTGPFMTVQLHAKELDRPAQIGDEVTLSDGNAELAVQIQCPNWLDVTRVEVFVGARRVEELTRRRQTHPDAFADGVIKFDQRLPLSLDGDTFIVVAAIGEQRELGRVYGDNFGKQPPVVISNPIYVRR